A DNA window from Trichosurus vulpecula isolate mTriVul1 chromosome 2, mTriVul1.pri, whole genome shotgun sequence contains the following coding sequences:
- the C1QTNF5 gene encoding complement C1q tumor necrosis factor-related protein 5, producing MRPLLPLLLLALVAGSPPLDDNKIPSLCSGHPGVPGTPGHHGNQGLPGRDGRDGRDGAPGTPGEKGAGGHPGLPGPRGDPGPPGESGPMGAAGPAGECAVPPRSAFSAKRSESRVPPPADTPLPFDRVLVNEQGHYDPTTGKFTCQVPGLYYFAVHATVYRASLQFDLVKNGESVASFFQFFGGWPKPASLSGGALVRLEPEDQVWVQVGVGDYIGIYASVKTDSTFSGFLVYSDWHSSPVFA from the exons ATGAGGCCGCTCCTGCCCCTCCTGCTGCTGGCCCTGGTGGCCGGCTCGCCCCCATTGGACGACAACAAGATCCCCAGCCTGTGTTCCGGGCATCCTGGCGTCCCGGGCACCCCCGGGCATCACGGCAACCAAGGCCTGCCTGGCCGCGATGGCCGAGATGGGCGAGATGGGGCGCCTGGGACTCCGGGCGAGAAGGGTGCCGGCGGGCACCCGG GGCTGCCTGGGCCTCGGGGGGACCCGGGGCCACCAGGAGAGTCAGGGCCAATGGGAGCAGCAGGGCCAGCGGGTGAGTGCGCAGTGCCTCCCCGGTCAGCCTTCAGTGCCAAACGCTCAGAAAGCCGGGTGCCTCCACCTGCTGACACACCCTTGCCATTCGACCGGGTGCTGGTGAACGAGCAGGGGCACTATGATCCTACCACGGGCAAGTTTACCTGCCAGGTGCCTGGCCTCTACTACTTTGCCGTCCACGCCACTGTCTACCGCGCTAGTTTGCAGTTCGACCTTGTGAAGAATGGCGAGTCGGTGGCTTCTTTCTTCCAGTTCTTTGGGGGGTGGCCAAAGCCAGCCTCACTCTCGGGGGGAGCCCTAGTAAGACTGGAGCCCGAGGACCAAGTCTGGGTGCAAGTGGGCGTGGGTGACTACATTGGCATCTATGCCAGTGTCAAGACAGACAGTACCTTCTCTGGCTTCCTAGTTTATTCTGACTGGCACAGTTCCCCCGTCTTTGCCTGA
- the RNF26 gene encoding E3 ubiquitin-protein ligase RNF26, which produces MEALYLVLNGIGLALDVLNFLLDLNFLLVSSVLAALTWMVTFVYNLPHTVLAGLLHLGRGALLSAAAAVEGLARLLLGVLQAVGALLRGCCSGLESLTVVGHLALHVATRGRELVHRGVLSMVSSSHALLRQACDVCAIAMSLAAYVVNSLVNICLIGTQNLFALGLALWDSVMGPLWRVTDVLGTFLAHVSSSAVAMAILLWTPCQLVLELLASGTRLLATLVLANLSGLVLLIVVLSVTITILHPDLAIRLAVRATEQLHSLPSYHRLRRDVVRLSRLALGSESWRRVRSRSLQLANWPLGGGGGGGAPGAPQGGPRRGPPARIRGHEQPPDPVPRLPSRPEEGTGAVGPVRGRERLNEEPLLGHDPWQLLKEQEERKKCVICQDQSKTVLLLPCRHLCLCQACTEILLRQPAYQRNCPLCRQGILQTLNVYL; this is translated from the coding sequence ATGGAGGCCCTGTATCTGGTGTTGAACGGGATCGGCCTGGCTTTGGACGTGCTCAACTTCTTGCTAGACCTCAACTTCCTCCTCGTGTCCTCCGTGCTGGCCGCGCTGACCTGGATGGTGACCTTCGTCTACAACCTCCCGCACACGGTCCTGGCCGGCCTGCTGCACCTGGGCCGCGGGGCTCTGCTGTCTGCGGCCGCTGCGGTGGAAGGCTTGGCCCGCCTGCTCCTGGGGGTTCTGCAGGCGGTGGGAGCCCTGTTGCGGGGCTGCTGCTCGGGCCTGGAGAGCCTGACGGTGGTGGGCCACCTGGCCTTGCACGTGGCCACGAGGGGCCGAGAGCTGGTCCATCGGGGCGTCCTGAGCATGGTGTCGTCCAGCCATGCCCTGCTGCGCCAGGCCTGCGACGTCTGCGCCATCGCCATGAGCTTGGCTGCCTACGTGGTCAACAGCCTGGTCAACATCTGCCTCATCGGGACCCAGAACCTCTTTGCCCTCGGACTGGCCCTCTGGGACTCTGTGATGGGGCCACTGTGGAGGGTGACTGATGTCTTAGGAACCTTCCTTGCCCATGTTTCCAGCAGTGCTGTCGCCATGGCAATCCTTCTCTGGACGCCTTGCCAGTTGGTACTGGAGTTACTAGCCTCTGGCACCCGTCTTCTGGCCACTTTGGTGTTAGCTAATCTCTCCGGGTTGGTGTTGCTGATAGTAGTGTTGTCAGTGACAATAACCATCTTGCACCCAGATCTTGCCATTAGGCTGGCGGTCCGGGCAACTGAACAACTTCATTCCCTGCCTTCTTACCACCGGCTCCGTCGGGATGTGGTACGACTCTCCCGCCTGGCACTTGGTTCAGAGTCTTGGCGCAGGGTGCGGAGTCGCAGCTTGCAACTGGCAAATTGGCctcttggtggaggaggaggagggggggccCCTGGGGCCCCCCAGGGTGGGCCAAGGAGGGGGCCACCTGCCAGAATTCGGGGACATGAGCAGCCTCCTGACCCAGTGCCCAGGCTTCCATCTCGGCCAGAGGAAGGGACAGGGGCAGTAGGACCTGTCAGGGGCCGGGAAAGACTTAACGAGGAACCATTACTTGGGCATGACCCATGGCAGCTGCTGAAAGagcaagaggaaagaaagaaatgtgtcATCTGTCAGGACCAAAGCAAAACTGTACTTTTGCTACCATGTCGGCACCTCTGTCTGTGCCAAGCCTGCACGGAGATTCTGCTGCGCCAGCCAGCCTATCAGCGAAATTGCCCACTGTGTCGCCAGGGTATCCTGCAGACCCTCAACGTCTACCTCTGA